In one Arachis duranensis cultivar V14167 chromosome 9, aradu.V14167.gnm2.J7QH, whole genome shotgun sequence genomic region, the following are encoded:
- the LOC107465196 gene encoding homeobox protein knotted-1-like 1: MEDFYIKLSNNNNNNFEACSSEEDVVVTASKLHLTEATTSVGVGSNYLLQLAAPDPDMSDPVIKAQIANHPRYPDLLSAYIQCQKVGAPPEVASLLEEISRESHPMDTRRRQIGDDPELDDFMESYCNVLHKYKEELSKPFNEATLFLCNIESQLSNLCKGTLTISLDTNNNHRSDEAAGSCSSEVEGIEFGYGTRGVGDKELKEMLLQKYSGYLSSLRKEFLKKRKKGKLPKDARIALMDWWNSHYRWPYPTEEEKLMLSEMTGLDIKQINNWFINQRKRHWKPSSEMRFGVMEGVSGAAHGTILEHM; encoded by the exons ATGGAGGATTTTTACATCAAGTTgagcaacaataataataacaatttcgAAGCTTGTTCTTCGGAGGAGGATGTTGTTGTAACCGCTTCTAAGTTGCATCTAACAGAAGCTACTACGAGCGTGGGCGTGGGTAGTAACTACCTCCTTCAACTTGCAGCACCCGACCCAGATATGTCGGATCCGGTTATTAAGGCTCAGATCGCCAACCATCCCCGCTATCCCGATTTGCTCTCTGCTTACATTCAATGTCAAAAG GTTGGAGCGCCGCCTGAAGTGGCCTCTCTGCTTGAAGAAATAAGCCGTGAAAGTCATCCAATGGATACTCGCCGCCGTCAGATTGGAGATGATCCTGAGCTTGATGATTTCATG GAATCATACTGTAATGTTCTTCATAAATACAAGGAGGAGCTGTCGAAGCCATTCAACGAAGCAACCTTGTTTTTGTGTAACATCGAATCACAACTCAGCAACCTTTGTAAGGGAACACTAACAATCTCTTTGGACACCAATAATAATCATCGATCCG ATGAAGCAGCAGGGAGTTGTTCATCAGAGGTGGAAGGAATTGAATTTGGATATGGGACACGTGGCGTTGGAGATAAAGAGCTGAAGGAAATGTTGCTTCAGAAGTACAGTGGTTACCTTAGTAGCTTGAGAAAGGAGTTtctaaagaaaaggaaaaagggtAAGCTTCCTAAAGATGCAAGGATTGCTCTCATGGATTGGTGGAACTCCCACTATAGATGGCCTTATCCTACG GAGGAGGAGAAATTGATGTTATCAGAGATGACTGGATTGGACATAAAGCAGATAAACAATTGGTTCATAAATCAGAGGAAACGCCATTGGAAACCATCTTCAGAGATGCGATTTGGTGTCATGGAAGGTGTAAGTGGTGCTGCACATGGCACCATATTAGAACATATGTAA